In Legionella lytica, one genomic interval encodes:
- the smpB gene encoding SsrA-binding protein SmpB encodes MTSKKQPDSTIVMNRKAGFDYFIQEQFEAGLVLEGWEIKSLRAGKINLSDSHVILKYGEAFLLGAQIQPLLTASTHSIPDPTRTRKLLLNRKELNTLIGSVERQGYTIIPLSMYWKKNKIKLKIALAKGKKEHDKRDTIKDREWNRDRSRIMKKTGRE; translated from the coding sequence ATGACCAGTAAAAAACAACCCGATTCAACGATTGTAATGAACCGCAAAGCAGGTTTTGATTATTTTATTCAAGAACAGTTCGAGGCAGGGCTTGTACTTGAAGGTTGGGAGATCAAAAGCTTACGTGCGGGTAAAATTAATTTGTCAGATTCTCATGTGATTCTCAAATATGGGGAGGCCTTTTTACTTGGCGCCCAAATTCAACCTTTGTTAACTGCCTCAACCCATTCAATTCCTGATCCAACGCGTACGCGCAAGCTATTGTTAAATAGAAAAGAATTGAATACCCTAATTGGCAGTGTCGAGCGTCAAGGTTATACGATTATCCCCTTATCTATGTATTGGAAAAAGAATAAAATCAAACTAAAAATTGCTCTGGCCAAGGGTAAAAAAGAACATGATAAACGAGATACCATCAAAGACCGCGAGTGGAACCGAGACCGTTCACGAATTATGAAAAAGACAGGGAGAGAATAA
- a CDS encoding guanosine monophosphate reductase, translating to MTDQAITFDDVLLVPSYNHHESRRVVDTTSTDRLAKLSLELPVISSNMDTITESNMANFMSSKGAIGALHRFMSVEDNIKEFQKCTGKVFVSIGCTTAELERAEALRDAGADYFCVDVAHAHAKYVGKTLKSLRQMLQDRCIMAGNVATYAGADYLASCGADIIKAGIGGGSVCSTRIKTGFGVPMLTCIQDCSRSDRSIVADGGIKTSGDIVKALAFGADFVMIGGMLAGTSPTPGQVIEKEDGTKVKRYRGMASKEAQENFLGQMHEWKTAEGVATEVAYRENADVIIGDIVGGLRSGLTYAGADTISELQRKLNYVVVTQAGRIESLPHKLFEV from the coding sequence ATGACTGACCAAGCCATCACTTTCGATGATGTTCTACTTGTTCCTTCTTACAACCACCACGAGTCCAGACGCGTGGTGGACACTACCAGCACCGACCGCTTAGCTAAACTCAGCCTAGAACTGCCAGTAATCAGCTCCAACATGGACACCATTACTGAAAGTAATATGGCTAATTTTATGTCTAGCAAAGGGGCAATCGGTGCGCTACACCGCTTTATGAGCGTGGAAGACAACATCAAAGAATTTCAAAAATGCACAGGAAAAGTTTTTGTTTCTATTGGCTGTACTACGGCTGAATTGGAGCGAGCAGAAGCATTGCGTGATGCTGGAGCGGATTATTTTTGTGTAGATGTGGCACATGCCCATGCAAAATATGTGGGTAAAACGCTAAAAAGTTTACGGCAAATGCTGCAAGATCGCTGCATTATGGCTGGAAATGTTGCAACTTACGCTGGCGCAGACTATTTAGCATCCTGTGGCGCAGACATTATTAAAGCAGGTATTGGTGGTGGTTCCGTTTGTAGCACGCGGATTAAAACTGGTTTTGGTGTGCCCATGCTAACCTGTATTCAAGATTGCTCACGTTCTGACCGTTCTATTGTTGCTGATGGGGGTATTAAAACCTCTGGGGATATCGTTAAGGCCCTAGCCTTTGGTGCTGATTTCGTCATGATTGGTGGTATGTTGGCAGGTACATCTCCTACTCCAGGACAAGTCATTGAAAAAGAAGATGGCACCAAGGTAAAACGTTACCGTGGTATGGCTTCCAAAGAGGCCCAAGAAAACTTTTTAGGACAAATGCATGAGTGGAAAACAGCTGAAGGCGTTGCCACTGAAGTAGCTTACAGAGAAAACGCCGATGTCATTATTGGCGACATTGTTGGTGGTTTACGATCCGGCCTAACCTATGCTGGTGCGGATACGATTAGTGAATTGCAACGTAAATTAAATTATGTAGTGGTTACCCAAGCTGGCCGTATCGAGAGCTTGCCACATAAGTTATTTGAAGTGTAA
- a CDS encoding PhoH family protein — MDTSNIQKKLFVLDTNILMHDPTAIYHFEEHDIYLPMVVLEELDSHKMGTSEVARNVRQTNRMLVELMSNASHAQIASGLPIPSYINSDKTSSGKLYFQTDEFDIIVPTTLPGHKVDNTILATALGLQKKYSKSKQVIIVSKDINLRIKAGILGIPAEDYYNDQVLHDVNLLHRGLHILENDFWDTHAKDMGSWQESGKTFYKVAGPLISQWNPNDCLSTEDNQFQAIVKKLDKDQAIIQLVRDYTQAKHSVWGINAKNREQNFTLNLLLDPDIDFVTLQGPAGTGKTLLTIAAGLTQVLDQNRYNEILMTRVTIPVGEDIGFLPGTEEEKMTPWMGALMDNLEVLHSSQVGGSFGRSATQDLLQNKIKIRSLNFMRGRTFLNRYLIIDEAQNLTSKQIKTLVTRAGPGTKIICLGDIKQIDTPYLSETTSGLTFAVDRFKHWEHSAHMSLTRGERSRLAFYAAEHL; from the coding sequence ATGGATACTAGCAACATACAAAAAAAACTGTTTGTACTTGATACCAACATTTTAATGCACGATCCAACCGCCATTTATCATTTTGAAGAACATGATATTTATTTACCAATGGTTGTTCTAGAAGAATTAGACAGCCATAAAATGGGCACATCAGAAGTCGCACGTAACGTAAGACAAACAAACCGCATGTTAGTTGAATTGATGAGTAATGCCTCCCATGCACAAATTGCCTCCGGCTTACCCATTCCTAGCTACATTAACTCAGACAAGACCAGCAGCGGTAAACTTTATTTCCAAACGGATGAGTTTGACATAATAGTACCAACTACCTTACCCGGTCATAAAGTAGATAATACTATTTTGGCAACCGCATTAGGATTGCAAAAAAAATACAGCAAGAGCAAGCAGGTAATTATTGTCTCTAAAGACATTAACTTACGAATTAAAGCCGGAATATTGGGCATTCCCGCTGAAGATTATTACAATGACCAAGTACTTCATGATGTTAATTTATTACATCGCGGCTTACATATCTTAGAGAATGATTTCTGGGATACGCATGCCAAAGACATGGGGTCATGGCAAGAAAGTGGCAAAACTTTTTATAAAGTAGCAGGCCCATTAATTAGCCAATGGAATCCTAATGACTGTCTAAGTACCGAAGATAATCAATTCCAGGCTATAGTGAAAAAATTAGATAAAGACCAAGCGATTATCCAATTAGTACGCGATTACACGCAAGCAAAACATTCTGTCTGGGGAATTAACGCCAAGAATAGAGAACAAAACTTTACCCTGAACTTGCTGCTAGATCCTGATATTGATTTTGTTACTCTGCAAGGCCCTGCAGGCACCGGAAAAACCTTATTAACCATTGCTGCAGGCCTGACCCAAGTGCTGGATCAAAATCGCTATAATGAAATCCTCATGACGCGAGTCACTATTCCAGTAGGCGAAGACATTGGCTTTTTACCCGGAACTGAAGAAGAAAAAATGACTCCCTGGATGGGCGCATTAATGGATAACCTGGAAGTACTGCATAGTTCGCAAGTAGGTGGCAGTTTTGGGCGGAGTGCAACTCAAGATTTGTTACAAAATAAAATTAAAATACGCTCACTCAATTTCATGCGTGGCCGGACATTCTTAAACCGTTACCTCATTATTGATGAAGCACAAAACCTAACGTCCAAACAAATTAAAACTCTGGTTACTCGTGCAGGCCCAGGAACCAAAATCATTTGTCTAGGCGATATTAAGCAAATTGATACACCCTATTTAAGTGAAACCACTTCGGGTCTTACCTTTGCGGTAGACCGCTTTAAACATTGGGAACATAGTGCCCATATGAGTTTAACTCGAGGAGAGCGTTCAAGACTTGCATTTTATGCCGCAGAGCATTTATAG
- a CDS encoding peroxiredoxin — MNIGDSVENFAFSATSDLQAHLNDYKGQYVVLYFYPKDSTPGCTTEGQDFRDAYPQFQALNTQIFGISRDSIKSHENFKAKQNFPFELISDADEQLCQLFDVIKMKSMYGKQVRGIERSTFIIDPEGKLVHQWRKVSVKGHVDEVLYALNP, encoded by the coding sequence ATGAATATAGGTGACTCTGTAGAAAATTTCGCATTTAGCGCAACCTCTGACCTACAAGCTCATCTCAACGATTATAAAGGACAGTATGTTGTCCTTTATTTTTACCCCAAAGACTCTACTCCAGGCTGCACTACAGAAGGCCAAGACTTCCGTGATGCCTACCCTCAATTCCAAGCCTTAAATACGCAAATCTTTGGTATTTCTCGCGACAGCATAAAATCTCATGAAAACTTTAAAGCCAAACAAAATTTCCCTTTTGAATTAATCAGTGATGCGGATGAGCAATTATGTCAGCTCTTTGATGTAATCAAGATGAAATCCATGTATGGAAAACAAGTACGAGGCATTGAGCGTAGTACCTTTATCATTGACCCTGAAGGTAAATTAGTTCATCAATGGCGTAAAGTGAGTGTGAAAGGTCATGTTGATGAAGTGTTGTACGCATTAAATCCCTAG
- a CDS encoding J domain-containing protein, producing MANPKIAQINNADPNDPRAMLGVGPDADKAAITKAWKEISRSIHPDKNLDEQQAATEATQKLNNARDFIIAELEKLEQLNTASLVNSSSAPLAITDGPEEKPTAEDTDTLTPQDQYDQMMKKLKERFDADPSATVTSAEFDEATKAHNAANDFATEVLEEKYSQLDGQYEEALSKYETKRDQLETDYQAKIEELQQRWAGEEGMTYDDYKAEHEKISTQYQSDNEANSEEFQQSQNEHSAGKVKAYDEYVKTCQANDQKHLELSQQWDKQIAAEQQAEATRKAGAKDDKEEKKGNAEDANERIGPPKEQDKEKKKDKKDPLMELVDELNDFVKQTNKEITDFFKDKASENWDKLKNTGPMKTLAGALDEAKQFAKDKAGDAWDKLSESDAANALSSAKEKVSGLKEKIGDAFSQVMNSAANAIASGVHNAVTPKAKKDADQPELQAPSDGVTTNTTAESRISLADPKGSIAQNNTLVTTPKPSPDTPNVHTTPTKS from the coding sequence ATGGCAAATCCAAAAATCGCGCAGATAAATAACGCAGATCCTAATGACCCCCGTGCTATGTTAGGTGTTGGCCCAGATGCCGATAAAGCGGCTATAACCAAAGCCTGGAAAGAGATATCGCGTTCAATACATCCAGATAAAAATCTAGATGAGCAACAGGCAGCTACAGAGGCAACTCAAAAACTTAATAATGCACGAGATTTTATAATTGCAGAATTGGAAAAATTAGAACAATTGAATACGGCCTCACTGGTGAATAGTTCATCAGCTCCCTTAGCCATTACTGATGGCCCAGAAGAAAAACCCACTGCTGAAGATACGGATACACTGACTCCTCAAGATCAATATGATCAAATGATGAAGAAATTAAAAGAAAGGTTTGATGCAGATCCATCTGCAACAGTTACCAGTGCTGAATTCGATGAGGCAACAAAAGCTCATAATGCAGCTAATGATTTTGCTACTGAGGTTCTGGAAGAAAAATACTCCCAGTTAGATGGACAATATGAAGAAGCCCTGAGTAAATATGAAACCAAACGTGACCAACTTGAGACAGATTATCAGGCAAAAATAGAGGAGTTGCAGCAACGGTGGGCTGGCGAAGAAGGCATGACTTACGATGACTACAAAGCCGAACATGAAAAAATAAGCACACAATATCAGAGTGATAACGAAGCGAACTCCGAAGAATTTCAGCAAAGCCAAAATGAACATTCTGCGGGTAAAGTTAAAGCCTATGATGAGTATGTTAAGACATGTCAGGCAAATGACCAGAAACATCTAGAGCTTTCTCAACAATGGGACAAACAAATTGCCGCAGAGCAGCAAGCAGAAGCTACACGTAAAGCAGGAGCGAAGGACGATAAAGAAGAAAAAAAAGGGAATGCAGAAGATGCAAATGAGCGTATAGGCCCACCAAAAGAGCAAGATAAAGAGAAAAAGAAAGATAAAAAAGATCCGCTAATGGAGTTAGTTGATGAGCTGAACGATTTTGTCAAACAGACTAACAAGGAAATTACCGATTTTTTCAAAGATAAAGCCAGTGAGAATTGGGATAAGCTAAAAAACACCGGCCCGATGAAGACCTTAGCTGGAGCTCTTGATGAAGCGAAGCAGTTTGCTAAGGATAAGGCAGGTGATGCCTGGGATAAGCTAAGTGAGTCAGATGCAGCAAATGCATTAAGTTCAGCTAAAGAAAAAGTGTCTGGACTGAAAGAAAAAATTGGTGATGCATTTTCCCAAGTAATGAATTCGGCAGCTAATGCTATTGCATCCGGTGTACACAATGCAGTAACACCGAAAGCGAAGAAGGATGCCGACCAACCGGAACTACAGGCGCCCTCAGATGGAGTAACAACCAATACTACTGCCGAATCAAGGATAAGCCTTGCAGATCCCAAGGGGAGCATTGCTCAGAATAACACGCTAGTAACAACGCCAAAGCCTTCACCCGATACACCAAATGTGCACACTACCCCAACTAAATCTTAA
- the trhO gene encoding oxygen-dependent tRNA uridine(34) hydroxylase TrhO has translation MQEIIIASFYKFVPINDYESMRKLLLSQMIAHKIKGTIILAAEGINGSFAGSREEIDRFYQHIRQDTRLADLRFKETIDKENPFEKAKIKLRKEIVAMGINNVDPLKTVGTYLSPEEWNVLIQDPEVILIDTRNDYEYDLGTFKNAINPNTENFRNFPEYVEQQLLDKKDKKIAMFCTGGVRCEKSTAYLKDLGFPEVYHLQDGILHYIETMPKEKSLWEGQCFVFDNRMAVDEDLARVYPQLPLEYKHEYRKTRNSTGS, from the coding sequence ATGCAAGAAATAATCATTGCCTCCTTTTATAAATTTGTTCCTATAAATGATTATGAATCAATGCGTAAGCTATTATTGTCGCAAATGATAGCCCACAAAATTAAAGGAACCATTATATTAGCCGCCGAAGGAATTAATGGTAGCTTTGCTGGTTCTCGTGAAGAGATAGACCGTTTTTATCAACATATTCGTCAAGATACCCGTTTAGCCGATTTGCGTTTCAAAGAAACCATTGATAAAGAAAATCCTTTTGAAAAGGCCAAAATCAAATTGCGCAAAGAAATTGTTGCTATGGGCATCAACAATGTTGATCCGCTAAAAACAGTTGGTACCTACCTTTCTCCAGAAGAATGGAACGTGTTAATCCAAGATCCTGAAGTCATACTTATCGATACTCGCAATGATTATGAATATGACTTGGGTACCTTCAAAAATGCGATAAACCCCAATACTGAAAACTTTAGAAATTTTCCAGAATATGTAGAGCAGCAATTACTTGATAAAAAAGATAAAAAAATTGCCATGTTCTGCACTGGTGGTGTTCGCTGTGAAAAATCTACCGCGTATTTAAAAGATTTAGGCTTCCCTGAAGTTTACCATTTACAAGATGGGATTTTGCACTATATTGAAACCATGCCCAAAGAAAAATCACTATGGGAGGGTCAATGTTTTGTATTCGATAATCGAATGGCCGTTGACGAAGATTTAGCACGCGTTTATCCTCAGTTACCCTTAGAATATAAACATGAATACAGAAAGACAAGGAATAGTACGGGCTCTTAA